AAAGCGATAAGGTAAAGTACCTGTGTAATGAATTGATGTTAgttactaaaaattttgctttttatacctttaaaaactagtaaattgttaatttattaaattgatTTCTTGGCAACGACTTAGAAACTTACAGTATATCACATACTCTATAAGTTTATATTATTAGTGTATGACCATAGCTTAACatgaaatacttttttcatAGAATTTAAGTTCTCTAATAACTAAGTGACATTACAATTCTGTTAatattctttgtttacaaatcaaacaaataataaaacattaGACTTAATAATTATCTAATAGAAGTTTAAATTGGCAATATCTATGCAATATTACAAAGAGCTAGCTAGGCGATTGCATACTCTAcaatcaaaaaatgaaaaagaagctcTTGAAAAAGTACCGTTTTTAATTCactattttcaaattttaacCAAATATAGCAAATAGACTTTTTGGACAAATTGGTGGTAGAGGTGGACTCGTTGGTTCATGAACAAGATTTGAGGCCATTATTAGAGTTCATTAGCCCTACTGAAAGTTGGTTTTTACTGGGTACGGcgacaattttttatattaaattattaactCATCCAGACCCTGAATCGATTGATGTAGTGATTAAAGAAGCGTATGTTGTGCGCGCTCACCGGATATTAAGCATTTTTCAAGAACAGTTTATAGAAAATGTTGTTAAAGAGATCAATTGGGAAATCCTAGCtattttaatatcattaaGTGGAATCGAGAATGGACTTGTACGCAATTTGTCAGAATTCCTCTCAACTTCAATCCTCAGCGCTGTTCCTAGACAAAAATTCTTATTATATCTTCTAGAAAAGTATcaaataaatctttttcataGAGAAGAACGGTTGACAGATCAAGGTAGACCGGTTGCATTTGAATTACCACCAGACAAATTTCACAGTGATCAAAGTAAAGCACTTCTTGAGCCAAAGtggaaaacaaaaaattatctcATTTCTCAccttattttttggataattGATCAGCAAAGTTCTTCTAGCATTGAAGTATGTTGGCACAGAATCATTCCATCTGTACTCCGAATATTGAATGATTTATCTCCAAACATTAAACTACAAGGAATTGAGCTAGTCAACagattgttaaaaattacGGAAAGagaatttcttttatatactggaattctaaaaattttgaaggaCGATTTGCTCGTATTCTATACTTTCATACCGCCAAGATTTACAATTCAAACGAGTGTTACCCTTATAAATGCCTCCTTCGCAACCCTAGTTTCTCTTTATcctgaagaaaatgaaaatttaaattctaTTATGCTGAACGGTATTAATTCTGTGTTTCAGTTTGCATTCGATTATCCCCTGATTCTTCAAGCCGCATTTTCTCAAATTATGGTTTTAACTGACAAAATGAATGTTAGTTATTTACCATACCTAACggtaataatttaaattcgTTACATTTGAAAGTTTACTAATCGCACTTAGTTGACTCTGGATGAACTGTGTCGTATAATACAAAACCCACAAATCATACAGATACCATCGACActctccttttttttagaaatattaacAAAACTATTGGAAATTTACAGTTATCGAATATCTGCACACCATGTTGAG
This region of Schizosaccharomyces pombe strain 972h- genome assembly, chromosome: II genomic DNA includes:
- the tti2 gene encoding protein Tti2 — encoded protein: MQYYKELARRLHTLQSKNEKEALEKQIDFLDKLVVEVDSLVHEQDLRPLLEFISPTESWFLLGTATIFYIKLLTHPDPESIDVVIKEAYVVRAHRILSIFQEQFIENVVKEINWEILAILISLSGIENGLVRNLSEFLSTSILSAVPRQKFLLYLLEKYQINLFHREERLTDQGRPVAFELPPDKFHSDQSKALLEPKWKTKNYLISHLIFWIIDQQSSSSIEVCWHRIIPSVLRILNDLSPNIKLQGIELVNRLLKITEREFLLYTGILKILKDDLLVFYTFIPPRFTIQTSVTLINASFATLVSLYPEENENLNSIMLNGINSVFQFAFDYPLILQAAFSQIMVLTDKMNVSYLPYLTLTLDELCRIIQNPQIIQIPSTLSFFLEILTKLLEIYSYRISAHHVELLMALVVCSRNYMRCNLQEHHNAIVQALQNLFTLIKLNITVEQLGDYNVILPLLEPLQIPL